A genomic stretch from Cellulomonas sp. KRMCY2 includes:
- a CDS encoding IS30 family transposase has product MSRGRASEIVGVSGRTARDWDRGVRKSNGRRLYPDGRLVDYARGVTTIIDVATPLNLVHVERVLDARFVSLSEREQIADLRRSGLSVRAVAARLGRAPSTVSREIRRNACADGRYAPFAAHRAAAARRPRPKTAKLTVDGPLRAYLRGKLALRWSPEQICHALVTDFPDDLEMRVSHETIYQALYLQARGGLRREVAAALRTGRARRRPRRDPNTRTSRFVDPMVMISERPSEVADRAVPGHWEGDLIIGADGGSAIGTLVERTTRYVMLVHLPHGRTAEQVRDGLVTTMATLPAHLRGSLTWDQGAEMAAHRSFSLATDIQVYFCDPASPWQRGSNENTNGLLRQYFPKGTDLSVFGPEDLEHVAQELNGRPRKTLGWKNPAERLGELLSA; this is encoded by the coding sequence GTGTCGCGTGGTCGTGCGTCCGAGATCGTCGGGGTGAGCGGGCGCACCGCGAGGGACTGGGACCGCGGGGTGCGCAAGAGCAATGGTCGACGCCTGTATCCCGATGGTCGGTTGGTCGACTATGCACGGGGCGTGACCACGATCATCGATGTTGCGACGCCGCTGAACCTCGTACACGTCGAGCGGGTGCTCGACGCTCGGTTCGTGTCGCTGAGCGAGCGTGAGCAGATCGCGGACCTGCGTCGATCGGGGCTGTCGGTGCGGGCGGTCGCGGCCCGGCTGGGTCGGGCGCCCTCGACCGTCAGCCGGGAGATCCGCCGCAACGCCTGCGCTGATGGACGCTATGCGCCGTTCGCTGCGCACCGGGCTGCGGCGGCTCGTCGACCCCGCCCCAAGACCGCCAAGTTGACCGTTGACGGGCCGTTGCGCGCCTACCTGCGCGGCAAGCTCGCGTTGCGGTGGTCACCGGAGCAGATCTGCCACGCTCTGGTGACCGACTTCCCTGACGATCTCGAGATGCGCGTGAGTCACGAAACGATCTACCAGGCGCTCTACCTGCAGGCCCGCGGCGGGTTGCGCCGCGAGGTCGCGGCCGCGCTGCGCACCGGGCGGGCGCGTCGGCGCCCCCGACGTGACCCGAACACGCGCACCAGCCGGTTCGTTGACCCGATGGTCATGATCTCCGAGCGCCCGTCCGAGGTCGCCGACCGGGCGGTCCCTGGGCACTGGGAAGGTGACCTGATCATCGGCGCGGACGGCGGCTCGGCGATCGGGACCCTGGTCGAGCGGACCACCCGCTACGTGATGCTGGTCCACCTGCCCCATGGGCGCACCGCCGAGCAGGTCCGCGACGGGCTGGTCACGACCATGGCGACCCTGCCCGCGCACCTGCGCGGTTCGCTGACCTGGGACCAGGGTGCCGAGATGGCCGCCCACCGCTCGTTCTCCCTAGCCACCGACATCCAGGTCTACTTCTGCGACCCGGCCAGCCCCTGGCAGCGCGGCTCGAACGAGAACACCAACGGCCTGCTGCGCCAGTACTTCCCCAAAGGCACCGACCTGTCGGTCTTCGGGCCCGAGGACCTCGAGCACGTCGCCCAGGAGCTCAACGGCCGCCCACGCAAGACGCTCGGCTGGAAGAACCCAGCCGAGCGCCTCGGTGAACTACTGTCCGCCTAA
- a CDS encoding helix-turn-helix transcriptional regulator, which produces MGELLDARGMTLVQLAALSWITVANLSVLKNGRARAIRFSTLTAVCDVRARQPGGVASRRVVCDQPSSVRAS; this is translated from the coding sequence TTGGGTGAGCTACTCGATGCCCGCGGCATGACGCTCGTGCAGCTGGCCGCCCTGAGCTGGATTACGGTCGCGAACCTCTCGGTGCTGAAGAACGGTCGGGCCCGAGCGATTCGCTTCAGCACGCTCACCGCGGTCTGCGATGTCCGCGCGAGGCAGCCGGGCGGAGTGGCGTCCCGCAGAGTGGTGTGCGATCAGCCCTCGTCGGTGAGGGCGTCGTAG
- a CDS encoding IS256 family transposase, with protein MTAVPSLDPARFLHEHLANASPDLLRDLLATFIETLMGAEADAICGAEYGARSPERANTRNGYRHRDFDTRVGTMDVAIPKLRAGTYFPDWLLERRRRAEAALTSVVATCYLLGVSTRRMDKLVESLGITRLSKSQVSRMAADLDEQVAAFRTRPLDAGPYTFLAADALAVKVREGGRVVNIAVMVATGVNADGHREILGIDVSTAEDGAGWLTFFRDLTARGLTGVKLVTSDAHSGLVAAIGATLPGASWQRCRTHYTVNLKATCPAASWPWVKTMLHSVFDQVDADAVAAQFDRLLDTVADKLPKVTDHLETARADLLAFTAFPKEVWRQIWSNNPNERLNREIRRRTDVVGIFPDRTSIIRLVGAVLAEQHDEWAEGRRYLALDVLARSRITAVPDNAAEVTTPQFPALSA; from the coding sequence ATGACCGCCGTTCCCAGTCTGGACCCTGCCCGTTTCTTGCACGAGCACCTGGCCAACGCCAGCCCCGACCTGCTGCGTGACCTGTTGGCCACGTTCATCGAAACGCTGATGGGCGCCGAGGCCGACGCGATCTGCGGGGCCGAGTACGGCGCCCGCAGCCCGGAGCGGGCCAACACACGCAACGGCTACCGGCACCGCGACTTCGACACCCGGGTCGGGACGATGGACGTGGCGATCCCCAAGCTGCGCGCGGGCACCTACTTCCCCGACTGGCTGCTGGAACGTCGCCGCCGCGCCGAGGCGGCCCTGACCTCGGTGGTTGCGACCTGCTACCTGCTCGGGGTGAGCACCCGGCGGATGGACAAGCTCGTGGAGTCGTTGGGGATCACCCGGTTGTCGAAGTCGCAGGTCTCGCGGATGGCGGCGGACCTGGACGAGCAGGTCGCCGCGTTCCGGACCCGCCCGCTGGACGCCGGCCCCTACACCTTCCTCGCGGCTGACGCCCTGGCGGTGAAGGTCCGTGAGGGTGGGCGGGTGGTCAACATCGCGGTGATGGTCGCCACCGGCGTCAACGCCGACGGGCACCGCGAGATCCTGGGGATCGACGTGTCCACCGCCGAGGACGGCGCGGGGTGGTTGACGTTCTTCCGGGACCTGACCGCACGCGGCCTGACCGGGGTCAAGCTGGTGACCTCTGACGCGCACTCCGGGCTGGTCGCCGCGATCGGCGCCACCCTGCCCGGCGCCTCCTGGCAACGGTGCCGGACCCACTACACGGTCAACCTCAAGGCCACCTGCCCCGCGGCGTCCTGGCCCTGGGTCAAGACCATGCTCCACTCGGTCTTCGACCAGGTCGACGCCGACGCCGTCGCAGCCCAGTTCGACCGGCTCCTGGACACCGTCGCAGACAAGCTGCCCAAGGTCACCGACCACCTGGAGACCGCCCGGGCCGACCTGCTCGCCTTCACCGCCTTCCCCAAGGAGGTCTGGCGCCAGATCTGGTCCAACAACCCCAACGAGCGCCTCAACCGCGAGATCCGTCGACGCACCGACGTCGTGGGGATCTTCCCCGACCGCACCTCCATCATCCGCCTGGTCGGGGCGGTCCTTGCCGAGCAGCACGACGAATGGGCCGAAGGACGCCGCTACCTCGCCCTGGACGTCCTAGCCCGCTCACGCATCACCGCCGTCCCCGACAACGCCGCGGAGGTGACCACGCCCCAGTTCCCGGCGCTCAGCGCCTAA
- a CDS encoding helix-turn-helix domain-containing protein has product MRTEAPALIPIFRSSLQARLLLRVLTDGAGHTTTDLARLLDAPVPTVHREVRRLMEADLLTGTRVGRSVVLRPADHNPATGPLRQLLVVTYGPAAYLERALTDVVGIEEAYVYGSWAARWHGEAGDAPGDVDLLVVGTPDRSAVYDALDGIDSALGREVNVTFVSPERWASGDEPFLATLRQRPLVRLGVGEHKGEAA; this is encoded by the coding sequence ATGAGAACTGAGGCGCCGGCACTCATCCCGATCTTCCGGTCAAGCCTGCAGGCGCGGCTGCTCCTCCGGGTGCTCACCGACGGCGCTGGCCACACGACCACGGACCTCGCTCGTCTCCTCGACGCGCCCGTACCGACCGTCCACCGGGAGGTCCGCCGGCTGATGGAGGCCGACCTCCTCACCGGGACGCGGGTGGGGCGCTCGGTCGTCTTGCGCCCCGCCGACCACAACCCGGCCACCGGCCCTCTCCGCCAGCTCCTTGTGGTCACGTACGGCCCTGCCGCGTACCTGGAGCGGGCGCTGACCGACGTCGTGGGGATCGAGGAAGCGTACGTCTACGGGTCGTGGGCGGCGCGCTGGCACGGCGAGGCGGGCGACGCACCGGGCGACGTTGACTTGCTCGTCGTCGGCACGCCGGACCGGAGTGCCGTCTATGACGCTCTGGACGGCATTGACTCGGCACTCGGCCGGGAGGTCAACGTCACCTTCGTCTCCCCCGAGCGATGGGCCTCCGGTGACGAGCCGTTCCTCGCCACCCTGCGTCAGCGCCCGCTCGTACGGTTGGGCGTCGGCGAGCACAAGGGGGAGGCTGCCTGA
- a CDS encoding HNH endonuclease yields the protein MAKDYGVEYPERPLMSVISDLLGIPHFTTSRGSTVRSDFLRGVAGGLGIPHARADGLLKDDLLAAVVEAATHEPMDPTLYSPGGTVTDRALQRIIDGLIIHGSPGRAPSLTPPIEQEVPDGDAEEFDPLELKDERDRRLVEIATREGRDRFRSALMEAYASACAITGYTAVEALQAAHIYPYRGPATNHVSNGLLLRADIHLLFDRGAIAVHETSLQVLLKPHLEVTQYGALAGEYVRRPHRLADRPSAAALRSHREWAGL from the coding sequence GTGGCCAAGGACTATGGCGTGGAGTACCCGGAGCGACCGTTGATGTCGGTGATCTCCGACCTTCTTGGGATCCCGCACTTCACTACGAGCCGCGGTTCCACGGTGCGGTCCGACTTCCTCAGGGGTGTCGCAGGCGGGCTCGGTATCCCCCATGCACGCGCGGACGGCCTGCTCAAGGACGACCTGCTTGCGGCCGTCGTCGAAGCCGCGACGCACGAGCCGATGGACCCCACGCTGTACTCCCCCGGTGGAACCGTCACCGATCGCGCTCTCCAGCGGATCATTGACGGGCTGATCATCCACGGTTCGCCGGGCCGGGCACCATCACTCACTCCACCGATCGAACAGGAGGTGCCGGATGGCGACGCGGAGGAGTTCGATCCGCTGGAGCTGAAGGATGAGCGAGATCGGCGCTTGGTCGAGATCGCTACCAGGGAAGGTCGCGACCGGTTCCGCTCGGCGCTGATGGAGGCCTACGCGTCTGCGTGCGCGATCACGGGATACACCGCGGTCGAGGCACTACAGGCCGCGCACATCTACCCCTACCGTGGCCCAGCCACGAACCACGTCTCCAACGGGCTGCTCCTGCGAGCCGACATTCACCTTCTGTTCGACCGAGGCGCGATCGCCGTGCACGAGACGTCGTTGCAGGTGTTGCTGAAGCCACACCTTGAGGTGACCCAGTACGGGGCGCTAGCCGGAGAGTACGTCCGCAGACCCCATCGGCTCGCGGATCGCCCGTCGGCTGCCGCCTTGCGGAGCCATCGCGAATGGGCGGGCCTCTAG
- a CDS encoding DNA cytosine methyltransferase: protein MSFSFVDLFSGIGGFHAALGALDGECWFASEIDLQAKAVYERNWHTEVAGDIVALTEDQMAVPPHDVLAAGFPCQPFSKSGFQRGMDETRGTLFWNICRILDERKPPVILLENVRNLAGPRHKETWRTIVRSLRDLGYRVSGTPTVFSPHLLPPSLGGRPQVRERVFITGTYVGRARAWAEATDEPLVPNRPVAGWDPQGWDVEQDLPLDADAVIEGVHRYELTAAETSWIATWEDLLVELKPHLAGGKLPGFPIWADEFKSVPEIDASTPSWKADFLRKNSDFYRQHQEAIDEWKIRHNDLEELPPSRRKLEWQAQDAATLWDTVMHFRPSGIRAKKATYLPALVAITQTSIIGHRRRRITPREAARLQGLPNWFDFGAQPDAASYKQLGNGVNVGAAYYILREHVMRDKDDIAALAPGLVEAVLASDPNPDGALEARPFAMAPQGGSRRAIREPMGSADVLSG, encoded by the coding sequence ATGTCGTTCTCGTTCGTTGATCTGTTCTCGGGTATCGGCGGCTTCCACGCCGCCCTCGGCGCACTCGACGGAGAGTGCTGGTTTGCGTCAGAGATCGACCTGCAGGCCAAGGCCGTCTACGAGAGGAACTGGCACACCGAGGTCGCCGGCGACATCGTCGCCCTGACCGAGGACCAGATGGCCGTTCCGCCCCACGACGTGCTCGCGGCCGGGTTCCCCTGCCAACCCTTCTCGAAGTCTGGGTTCCAGCGCGGGATGGATGAGACGCGCGGCACGCTCTTCTGGAACATCTGCAGGATCCTCGACGAACGCAAGCCCCCCGTGATCTTGTTGGAGAACGTCCGCAACCTCGCTGGCCCTCGGCACAAGGAGACCTGGCGCACCATCGTCAGGTCCCTGAGGGACCTCGGCTATCGAGTGTCTGGCACGCCAACTGTCTTCTCCCCCCACCTTCTCCCGCCGAGCCTCGGTGGTCGACCGCAGGTCCGGGAGCGGGTGTTCATTACGGGCACCTACGTCGGTCGGGCCAGGGCGTGGGCCGAGGCGACCGATGAGCCCCTTGTGCCGAACCGCCCAGTCGCCGGTTGGGACCCCCAAGGGTGGGACGTCGAGCAGGACCTGCCGCTCGACGCCGATGCGGTGATCGAGGGGGTGCACCGCTACGAACTCACAGCCGCCGAGACGTCGTGGATCGCGACATGGGAAGACCTGCTCGTCGAGCTGAAGCCCCACCTGGCGGGAGGGAAGCTCCCTGGGTTCCCTATCTGGGCCGACGAGTTCAAGTCAGTGCCTGAGATTGACGCATCGACGCCCTCGTGGAAGGCCGACTTCCTGCGCAAGAACAGCGACTTCTATCGCCAGCACCAGGAGGCCATCGACGAGTGGAAGATCCGCCACAACGACCTCGAGGAGCTGCCACCGTCCCGGCGCAAGCTCGAGTGGCAGGCGCAGGACGCGGCGACACTGTGGGACACAGTGATGCATTTTCGCCCCTCGGGCATCCGGGCGAAGAAGGCCACCTACCTGCCGGCGCTGGTCGCGATCACCCAGACCAGCATCATCGGGCACCGCCGACGTCGGATCACGCCTCGCGAGGCTGCGAGGCTCCAGGGCCTACCCAACTGGTTCGACTTCGGGGCTCAGCCTGACGCGGCGAGCTACAAGCAGCTGGGCAACGGCGTCAACGTCGGAGCGGCCTACTACATCCTTCGTGAGCACGTCATGCGCGACAAGGACGACATCGCGGCACTCGCTCCGGGTTTGGTCGAGGCCGTTCTCGCCTCTGATCCGAACCCCGATGGGGCGCTAGAGGCCCGCCCATTCGCGATGGCTCCGCAAGGCGGCAGCCGACGGGCGATCCGCGAGCCGATGGGGTCTGCGGACGTACTCTCCGGCTAG
- a CDS encoding very short patch repair endonuclease: protein MVGGFGVPPHPGSSGEAVSRRMSALRRRDNEGELAVRRLLYAAGYRYRVAYPVPGHARRTIDIALTRRKVAVFIDGCFWHGCPRHGTRPRSNAEWWSVKLAANQARDQDTTSQLLDAGWSVVRAWEHEDPAVVVRRVLEALQCEGPANSSTGPSEN, encoded by the coding sequence ATGGTCGGCGGTTTCGGGGTCCCGCCTCACCCGGGCTCGTCTGGCGAGGCCGTCTCCCGCAGGATGAGCGCATTGCGCCGCCGCGACAACGAAGGCGAACTCGCGGTCAGACGACTGCTGTACGCGGCCGGCTACCGCTACCGGGTCGCGTACCCGGTGCCTGGGCATGCTCGCCGGACGATCGACATTGCCCTCACACGGCGCAAGGTTGCGGTATTCATCGACGGCTGCTTCTGGCACGGATGCCCACGGCACGGCACCCGTCCTCGATCGAACGCCGAGTGGTGGTCGGTGAAGCTCGCCGCCAACCAAGCCCGCGACCAGGACACGACAAGTCAGCTGCTTGATGCCGGGTGGAGCGTCGTGCGGGCCTGGGAGCACGAGGACCCCGCAGTCGTGGTTCGGAGGGTCTTGGAGGCACTGCAGTGCGAGGGCCCCGCCAACTCGTCGACGGGGCCCTCCGAGAACTGA
- a CDS encoding helix-turn-helix domain-containing protein produces the protein MSGQREQGDQRYLTSEFAPDWAVPPGRLIQRELSAAGFTQTDVAARTNISAKHLNQVLHGHVPLSPDVAVSLEMVLDVSADLWLRMDATWQAARLRRSSQESFADLAGWLNRFPGNVLESRNVLDGTAPVATRVEQLLRFFRVADVEAFQRVWLTPQASYRRSQKFAIDPYATALWLRLAEQAAEELAPDAAEYDAQRLREVARLIPGLSRLPVAQAFPQAVSLLLTSGVLLVFIPEVDNTRICGVSRWTHTGHPIIALSGRQKYLDILWFTLLHEVAHVILHPKRATYLEVDGSDTVVNDDRDALEAAADDFAQNAFLGPWERQLVRSLQDTDELVALAERAGVHPGIVAGRYGHDTGDWRKFGKLRPRIELATALIPT, from the coding sequence ATGTCGGGGCAGCGGGAGCAGGGCGACCAGCGCTACCTCACCAGTGAGTTCGCGCCTGACTGGGCGGTTCCGCCAGGGCGGCTGATACAGCGTGAACTGAGCGCTGCGGGGTTCACGCAGACGGATGTCGCTGCACGAACCAACATCAGCGCCAAGCACCTGAACCAGGTGCTGCACGGCCACGTCCCGCTATCCCCGGACGTCGCCGTCTCCCTCGAGATGGTTCTCGACGTGTCCGCGGACCTGTGGCTGCGGATGGATGCCACCTGGCAGGCGGCGCGCCTTCGCCGATCATCGCAGGAGTCATTCGCCGACCTGGCTGGGTGGCTCAACCGGTTCCCAGGCAATGTGCTCGAGTCTCGCAACGTGCTCGACGGCACCGCGCCGGTCGCCACGCGCGTCGAGCAGCTCTTGCGCTTCTTCCGCGTTGCTGACGTCGAAGCCTTCCAGCGGGTCTGGTTGACACCCCAGGCGAGCTACCGTCGCAGCCAGAAGTTCGCCATCGACCCCTATGCGACCGCGCTCTGGCTCCGCCTGGCCGAGCAAGCAGCCGAGGAACTCGCTCCGGATGCCGCCGAGTACGACGCACAGCGGCTCCGCGAGGTGGCTCGGCTGATCCCGGGCTTGTCGCGACTGCCAGTCGCCCAGGCGTTTCCACAGGCGGTGTCGCTGCTGCTCACGTCCGGAGTTCTCCTCGTCTTCATCCCCGAGGTGGACAACACCCGCATCTGCGGCGTCTCCCGATGGACCCACACCGGTCACCCGATAATCGCGCTCAGCGGTAGGCAGAAGTACCTGGACATCCTCTGGTTCACGCTGCTGCACGAAGTCGCCCACGTCATCCTCCATCCGAAGCGTGCAACGTATCTGGAGGTGGACGGGAGTGACACTGTCGTGAACGACGACCGCGACGCACTGGAGGCGGCGGCCGACGACTTCGCGCAGAACGCCTTCCTGGGACCCTGGGAACGCCAGCTGGTCCGATCGCTCCAGGACACCGACGAGCTCGTCGCCCTCGCGGAGCGGGCTGGAGTCCACCCCGGAATAGTCGCTGGACGATACGGACATGACACCGGCGATTGGCGCAAGTTCGGCAAGCTACGACCACGGATCGAACTAGCTACAGCGCTCATTCCCACGTGA